The following is a genomic window from Spirosoma foliorum.
CGTAATTCCCAATCGCTTAAGGACTAGCTCCGTGATGTTATTTTCCTCAGGTGCATACAGAATGTCGGTCGAATTACCAGTATTCAGAATGTGCGTATAGCCATTTTCTTTAGCTACCGAATCAATCGCCTGTTGGATTTTACTCAGTGTTGGGCTAACTAACTGCTTGTACTTACTCTGAATCGATTCATCGGCATCACGGCTAAACACCTGAATACGGTTTTGTAAAGTCTGCAACTCGGTCTCTCTATCTTTCCGAATCACATCGGTCATTTGAGCTCCCTCTTTTTGATAAGCTGTGTACTTCGCCTGAAACTCTGTCT
Proteins encoded in this region:
- a CDS encoding OmpH family outer membrane protein, which codes for MKKIFNYVLVVALSLTALGLQAQTVKVGHTRIDYILSQTPENKVITDLLMVQQNKAQEELKRLQTEFQAKYTAYQKEGAQMTDVIRKDRETELQTLQNRIQVFSRDADESIQSKYKQLVSPTLSKIQQAIDSVAKENGYTHILNTGNSTDILYAPEENNITELVLKRLGITPGQNDEKPATTSPATPTAKAPVKKAAPKKK